A stretch of Rhododendron vialii isolate Sample 1 chromosome 4a, ASM3025357v1 DNA encodes these proteins:
- the LOC131324611 gene encoding uncharacterized protein LOC131324611: MSSSKKEEKGGGDAAERIKAAALTAAKGLSRAQAERAAAAAARNVNAYGQKEEGPSRWQERKEAKRQMYLMSTEKQVRLGERKDPKTSMSTLGGTTSQCQKCFEPGHWTYECKNERKYISRPSRTQLLKNPKLKMKVSISYDLDNPDIPKEEPKTEKKVSKKSKRKHRSDTESGSDSEASVFESDSGASSVTGSDESDSSYSSSTDSEEERRRKKKKKKEQQRKRRHRKYSSTSESSDSDSDSGSDSEDRSSRRKGRRHSKKR, translated from the coding sequence ATGTCGTCGAgtaagaaagaagagaaaggtgGTGGTGATGCAGCAGAAAGAATTAAGGCTGCTGCATTGACTGCGGCAAAGGGCCTTAGCCGTGCTCAGGCTGAGCGTGCAGCTGCTGCCGCCGCCAGAAATGTCAACGCATATGGCCAGAAGGAAGAAGGGCCCAGTAGATGGCAGGAGAGAAAAGAAGCAAAGAGACAAATGTATTTGATGAGTACTGAGAAACAAGTAAGATTGGGTGAAAGGAAAGACCCAAAGACATCAATGTCTACCCTTGGCGGCACAACTTCCCAATGCCAGAAATGTTTTGAACCTGGTCATTGGACTTATGAATGCAAGAACGAACGCAAGTATATCTCGCGACCCTCTCGTACGCAACTActtaaaaatccaaaattgaagATGAAGGTATCGATTTCTTATGATTTGGATAACCCAGATATTCCTAAGGAGGAACCTAAGACTGAGAAGAAGGTTTCAAAGAAAAGCAAGAGGAAACATAGGTCTGATACTGAGTCTGGCAGTGATAGCGAGGCTTCGGTATTTGAGTCTGACAGTGGGGCATCGTCTGTTACTGGATCAGATGAGAGCGATTCGAGCTACAGTTCATCTACCGATTCagaagaagagaggaggaggaagaagaagaagaagaaggagcagcaGAGAAAGAGGAGGCACCGGAAGTACAGCTCTACTTCCGAGTCTTCTGATTCAGACTCCGATTCGGGATCTGATTCTGAGGATAGGAGCAGCCGGAGGAAGGGCAGGAGGCACAGCAAAAAACGCTAG